Part of the Ruegeria sp. THAF33 genome, ACCGATGAACTTTGATTGCTATGACTCCCAGAAAGTCACAGTTATCGGCTCACTTCATCAGTGTCCGAAAAGCACTGGTAAACTTGTCTGCTCCAACATTGCTTGCGTCGTGCCCCCAAAAACTGACTCTCGCAAATGGGAATGCCCATAAGCGCCCATAACAACGAGATCGGCCCCCGCTTCGCTTGCTCGTTCTTGAATGCAGTCTGCAATTGAATTTCCCCCGCACTGGAACTGCGACACGGTCACATCGCAACCGTGATGGCCGAGCCATTCAGCTAGGTCAGTTCCGGGCACGCTACCTTCTAAGTCCTCAGGCGACGGTAAATCAAAACACCCAATCACAACTTCCTTGGTCGCCAGAAGACTGGGTAAAGCTAAATGCGTCGCCCTGGACGCAGGCAAGCTGTCATTCCATGCCAAAAAAACGCAGTCGCGTTGGGCAAACGGATCTCCATTGATCATCAGAGCAACCGGCGAATGAAACAATACTCCGCACGCGATCACGTGAAATAAATCGGGATCTCTTCGCAATCCAGCGTCTAGAAAGGCGATATCGGAGAATTTTGCTTGTTCTGCTACAATTTGCTGTAACTCCGCTCCAAGCCCCATAAAGGCAACTACATTTGCCGATACGCCCCGCCCATCCAGAAGCGCTTCAACTCTAGTGGCGCGAGACTTCAAGGCGGCATTCTTCGCGTGAAGAACGTCCAACCAGTTTGAGGGCAGACCCGCCTCAACGAACTTGTTTGATCCATACTTCAGGTAAGGCAGGCTAGGTAACGCCGCGATCAATACGCAATTCAAGTGGTCGTTCTGGATACGGGCAGTTTCAGCGCAT contains:
- a CDS encoding universal stress protein, which produces MQYRTVAYYVGVDVDDASILECAETARIQNDHLNCVLIAALPSLPYLKYGSNKFVEAGLPSNWLDVLHAKNAALKSRATRVEALLDGRGVSANVVAFMGLGAELQQIVAEQAKFSDIAFLDAGLRRDPDLFHVIACGVLFHSPVALMINGDPFAQRDCVFLAWNDSLPASRATHLALPSLLATKEVVIGCFDLPSPEDLEGSVPGTDLAEWLGHHGCDVTVSQFQCGGNSIADCIQERASEAGADLVVMGAYGHSHLRESVFGGTTQAMLEQTSLPVLFGH